The sequence below is a genomic window from Candidatus Eisenbacteria bacterium.
GGAGGACGATCCCGTCGGATGGATCCATGCGCACGCGCTCCGGCACAGGCTCCTTCGCGGTCCCGGGCACCGACTCAGGTTCCAGGTCGACCGGGAGCGGGGCCGAAGCCACGGCGTTCTCTACACGCCGCCGCCGCTGACCGAGGCGCTCGTCAGCGCGGTGCTCGGGGAATGGGAGCGGGCGGCCGGGGGCGAGAGCCTTTCTCTCTTCGGCGCGACTTCGCGCAGGGAGGCTCAGCCCCTGCGGATCCTGGACCCAGCCTGCGGGAGCGGACAGTTCCTGCTCTCCATCGCCCGCCGCCTGCTCAGGAGCGGGAATGGAAGCGGCGCGCCGCGGCGCCCCGACGATCTGCTTGGCGTCTTCCGCGCCATGCACGGAGTCGACATCGACCCTCAGGCCGCGACGCTCGCCGCCCTCAACCTTTCGCTCCAGGCCGTCCGCGCGGTCTGCCGCTCGCAAGAGGCCGATCCGCAAATCGTCGTTCGCTGGTTGCAGGAGCAGCTCGGCCCGGGCTTCCCCTGGTTTCTCGGCGGGCAGGTCCATCAGGGCAACGCCCTCATGCTCGCCGCCAAGCAGGATGTGAGGACATTCCGCTGGGCGGAGAGGTTCCAGACGATCTTCGGCGGGGACCGCCCCGGCTTCGACATCGTGATCGGCAATCCGCCCTGGGTCTCCTACGGGCTGCGCGATCGCGCGGGCGTGGAGGAGGAGGAGTCCGCGTACCTGCGAGGACTCTTCACGTACGGCGCCCAGTACAAGCTCTCGCTCTACCCCCTGTTCATCGAGCTCGCTCTGCGCCTCACGCGTCCCGGCGGCCTGCACGGATTCCTCGTCCCGGATTCCTTCTTCACGGGGCGGCACTTTTCCAAGATTCGGGCGCACATCCTCGAGACATGCCATCCGATTCTCATCTGCCTGGTCGAGTCCGGACCTTGGCCCGGCGTCCATGTCGGCCACACCGCCTTCTACTGCGTGCGTCGTCTCCCCTCCCCGGATCCGCCGCCGCAGATCCTGACCTGCGCGCTCAGGCTCCAACCGCCGTCCCGCCGGGCGCGCGGAGAGCGCGACTTGCCGCTCTTCGCCGGGGATGCCGACCGCAGCCGGCCGGTTCTCGTCGATCCCGAGACCTTCCGGAGGACCCCGCATCACGCGTTTCGAATCTTCCGCGACGAGAAGGAACAGAGGCTCGTCGCCGAAATGGAGCGCCAGCCCTTGAGGCTCGACGAGCTGATCGAGAGCTACTCGGGGCTCATCGCGCGCTACGGGCAGGAGACCGTGATCGGCCCCCGTGAGGGCCCGTTCGTTCTGGGAAACCGACAGGGCGCCATCGTCTTCCGTGACCCCGATCCCGCGGGACGCTGGCTTCCCGCGCTCCAGAGCGGGGCGGAGGTCGAGCCCTACAAGGCGCGCTGGCGCGGCGGCGCCCTCTACATTCCGGCCGATCGCGATGGATTGAGGAAGGTGTACAAGAGCGGCTTCGATCTCGAGCGGTACGCCGGGTCGAAGCTCTTCCTGAGACAGACCGGCGATCGGCTGGTGGCGGCGCGGGACCTCCGGAACTTCTACTGCCTGAACAACGTCCACATCCTCTCGGCGAGGAGCGATCCCGGGATCGATCTCCGTTTCCTCTGCGGCCTGCTCATGAGCGATCCGATCCAGCGCTACTACCAGATCGTCGCTCTGGAAGCGGGACGGCCGCTCGCCCAGGTCGACCTCGCGACGGTCGAGACCCTCCCCGTCCCGTGCGATGCCGGCGGCGCGCCGTACGGATCGGGAACGGCGGCGCGGGCGGGCGACTCCCGAGACGACCTCCGCCGTCGGATCGCCGATATCGTGGACGCCGGACGGGCCGTGCCTGTCGCGGATCTTGCGCGGGACGCGGACCTGGCGGGCGGCTTGGTCTGCCGTCTGGTCGAGAGACTCGAGGAGACCGAGGACGAGCAGTCCCGGCGCGCCCTCCAGGAGACCCTCGACCGGGTCATCTACGCGCTATTCGGAATGGCCCCCGTCTCCGGAGAAGGGGTGGGGTGACCGGGACGCCGGCGACAGAAAACGCTTGGCCCCTGAACGAGGAAGGTCTACAGTTCCCGCATCGGTCGATGTTCAGAGGAGAGCAGGAGGTGTTTTTGGTGGGCATCCGCAAAATCGACATGGCAGATCTGGCGTTCACGAGTGTGGATGCCAGGGGAGCGGGTGCCTAGGCTGCCTCTTTAGTCTCGTCCTGAGGGCCCGCTCCGACGCCGCGAGCGGGCTTCGTGTTTTCTCCCTCGCTTTAGCCGAGTCCGCCCGCGGCCCGTAGGGGCAAAGTCCGCGCCAGAGCCCAGGTCCGTCCGACTGCGCGTCGGGCGCGGATGCTTGAAGGAATGTCACGGAGCACGTTCAGTGCGTGGTGGGCGCGATGAGATCGAAATATCGCTTGATCTGGGATCTGATGGCCGGCCAGCGGCTCCGCTACGGCGCCGCCATTGGAGCGATGGTCCTCGGATCCTCCTTCATGTACCTTGCGCCGCTGGTTCCGCAGGTGGTCATCGACGGCATCCTTGGACAGCCGGCTGCGGAGGAGTCCGCCCTGGTGCGAACCGCGCTCGCGCTCGGCGGCGGCAGGGAGTTCCTGCGCGAGCGTCTCTGGATCCCGGGACTCTGCATCGTCGTCCTGACCGCGGCGGCCGGGATCTTCACCTACCTGCGGGGGCGCTGGTCCGCCACGGCCAGCGAGGCGATCGCGAGGCGGGTGAGGGATCTCCTCTACGACCAGCTCCAGCATCTTCCCTGTTCCTACCACGACAAGGCCGAGACGGGGGACCAGGTGCAGCGGTGCACGTCGGACGTGGAGACCTTCCGGCAGTTCCTGGCCAACCAGGTTGTCGAGATCGGACGCGCCATCATCATGATGGTGGTTCCGCTTCCGCTCATGCTCGCCCTCGACGCAAGGATGACCCTGGTCGCGGTCGTGACGATTCCTCCGATCGTCATCTTCTCGATCATCTTCTTCCGGAGGGTCCAGTCATCCTTCAAGAGGGTCGACGAGGCCGAGGGACGTCTGACCAGCGCGCTCCAGGAGAACCTGACCGGAATCCGAGTCGTCCGGGCCTTCGCGAGACAGGAGTACGAG
It includes:
- a CDS encoding ATP-binding cassette domain-containing protein, with the translated sequence MRSKYRLIWDLMAGQRLRYGAAIGAMVLGSSFMYLAPLVPQVVIDGILGQPAAEESALVRTALALGGGREFLRERLWIPGLCIVVLTAAAGIFTYLRGRWSATASEAIARRVRDLLYDQLQHLPCSYHDKAETGDQVQRCTSDVETFRQFLANQVVEIGRAIIMMVVPLPLMLALDARMTLVAVVTIPPIVIFSIIFFRRVQSSFKRVDEAEGRLTSALQENLTGIRVVRAFARQEYEKERFGAKNATHRDLDYRLYVLMAWYWSVSDFVCMSQKALVLGAGGYWLATGEIRVGTFYFFLAAVTMFIWPIRMMGRILTELGKALVSIGRIAEILEHPRESEIPEAGMAGRPAEGGAEARGEVEFRSVSFAHGEGKVLDGVSFRVAPGQTLALLGPSGSGKSTIVNLLLRFYEPDAGSILLDGREIRTLGRKAVRSQIAVVLQEPFLYSKNLRDNIALGR